A window from Nitrospira sp. ND1 encodes these proteins:
- a CDS encoding 3-hydroxyacyl-CoA dehydrogenase family protein, giving the protein MTIDDIKTIGVVGAGQMGRGITQVLATAGWNVLLIDATEEALEDAIKKIWQGVTKAVEKGALRGDQAGSAMAIIHPMRHMQRLREAQVVIEAIPEDPVMKRALFAQLGQVCEPSTLLASNTSSISIASLGMASGRPDRVVGIHFMNPVPVMRLVEVVRAIETSEHTVQLALELVRRAGKTAVVCKDFPGFIVNRVLIPMINEAIFALEEGVATAEAIDLAMVEGTNHPVGPLALADRIGLDTVLAICEVLHQDLGDPKFRPCPLLRKYVKAGRLGRKSGHGFYVYGDQPVTVS; this is encoded by the coding sequence ATGACCATCGACGACATCAAAACCATCGGGGTCGTAGGCGCGGGACAGATGGGGCGCGGCATCACGCAGGTGCTGGCCACGGCGGGATGGAATGTCCTCCTCATAGATGCAACGGAAGAGGCGCTGGAAGACGCCATCAAGAAAATCTGGCAGGGGGTCACGAAAGCGGTCGAGAAAGGTGCCCTGCGGGGAGATCAGGCCGGATCGGCCATGGCGATCATTCATCCGATGAGGCACATGCAACGATTACGAGAGGCGCAAGTGGTGATCGAAGCGATACCCGAAGATCCCGTCATGAAACGAGCGCTGTTCGCGCAATTAGGGCAGGTCTGCGAACCATCGACCCTGCTGGCCAGCAATACGTCCTCGATTTCGATCGCGAGCCTGGGCATGGCCTCGGGTCGTCCCGATCGCGTCGTCGGGATCCATTTTATGAATCCCGTGCCGGTCATGCGGCTGGTCGAAGTAGTACGCGCCATCGAGACCTCCGAGCATACGGTGCAACTGGCCCTGGAACTTGTTCGCCGCGCAGGGAAAACCGCGGTGGTCTGCAAGGATTTCCCCGGCTTCATCGTCAACCGGGTTCTCATTCCCATGATTAACGAGGCCATTTTTGCGCTGGAGGAGGGAGTGGCAACGGCCGAAGCGATTGATCTGGCGATGGTGGAAGGGACCAACCATCCCGTGGGTCCTCTGGCCTTGGCCGACCGCATCGGCCTGGATACGGTGCTCGCAATTTGCGAGGTGCTGCATCAGGACCTGGGAGACCCGAAGTTTCGCCCCTGTCCCCTGCTACGCAAGTATGTCAAAGCCGGTCGGCTGGGGAGAAAGAGCGGACATGGATTCTATGTGTATGGAGACCAGCCGGTGACTGTGAGCTGA
- a CDS encoding thiolase family protein: MNARHHAVIVSAVRTPMGSFNGSYSSVPATKLGSLAIAEAVKRLQLPGDRIDEVLMGCVLSAGLGQAPARQAAIGAGLPHSVGAVTVNKVCGSSLQAVMMATRAIALGEANVMVAGGMENMTRAPFLLEKARQGYRLGHGELTDSLIKDGLWDVYNQFHMGNAGELCAAKYRLSRQDVDDFALESYSRARDAIARGAFKKEIVPVEVPQKKGASVLVSDDEEPNRVDLTKLRRLKPVFQDDGVLTVGNSPSCNDGAAALVIMGEEEAVRLGLTPMARIVGYAGAALAPEWFTIAPVEAIQRLLKQTGLSIGDIDLFEINEAFSAVSLAINRELGLDPKKVNVNGGAVALGHPIGVTGARIVTTLLYAMEARDAHRGLAALCIGGGEALALIVER, encoded by the coding sequence GTGAACGCCAGACACCATGCCGTCATCGTGAGCGCAGTCCGAACTCCAATGGGCAGCTTCAACGGAAGCTACAGCTCAGTCCCGGCAACCAAGCTCGGAAGCCTCGCCATCGCCGAAGCCGTGAAACGTCTCCAACTGCCGGGCGATCGGATCGACGAAGTCCTGATGGGATGCGTGCTCAGCGCAGGATTGGGTCAGGCACCGGCCAGACAAGCGGCCATCGGCGCGGGGCTGCCCCATTCCGTCGGTGCGGTGACGGTCAATAAGGTCTGCGGATCCAGTCTCCAGGCCGTCATGATGGCCACAAGGGCCATCGCGCTAGGCGAAGCGAACGTCATGGTGGCCGGCGGAATGGAAAACATGACACGAGCCCCGTTCCTGCTGGAGAAAGCCAGACAAGGCTACCGACTGGGGCACGGTGAGCTGACCGACAGTTTAATCAAAGACGGGCTCTGGGATGTCTACAACCAGTTTCACATGGGGAATGCGGGGGAGTTGTGCGCGGCCAAGTATCGATTGTCGAGACAAGACGTCGACGACTTCGCCCTGGAAAGTTACAGCCGGGCCCGTGACGCGATCGCCCGCGGTGCCTTCAAAAAAGAGATCGTTCCGGTCGAAGTACCGCAGAAAAAGGGAGCTTCGGTCCTCGTCTCGGACGACGAGGAACCGAATCGGGTGGATCTGACCAAGTTGCGCCGGCTCAAACCGGTGTTTCAGGACGACGGAGTCCTCACCGTGGGCAACTCCCCCTCCTGCAACGATGGAGCGGCAGCATTGGTCATCATGGGTGAAGAGGAGGCCGTTCGGCTTGGTCTCACGCCGATGGCTCGCATCGTCGGGTATGCCGGTGCCGCGCTGGCGCCGGAATGGTTCACCATTGCGCCGGTCGAAGCGATCCAGCGGCTGTTGAAACAGACCGGACTTTCCATCGGTGACATCGATCTGTTCGAGATCAATGAAGCGTTTTCGGCCGTCTCCCTGGCAATCAATCGTGAACTCGGCCTCGATCCCAAGAAGGTCAACGTCAACGGCGGCGCGGTCGCCCTGGGTCATCCCATCGGCGTCACCGGAGCCAGGATCGTAACGACGCTGCTGTATGCCATGGAGGCGCGCGATGCCCATCGAGGGCTGGCCGCCCTCTGCATCGGAGGCGGAGAAGCGCTCGCCCTCATCGTGGAGCGGTGA
- a CDS encoding dihydrolipoamide acetyltransferase family protein has protein sequence MATDIVMPQLGESIAEGTVVKWLIPQGGAVEKDQPLLEVETEKVALDIPSPATGFLTEVLVPEGTTVPVGTMLARLDTQPASGIVNRVGGVTVRPMKAAQGEPHYSPAVRQLAKEHGLDLSAITGSGEGGRVTKHDLLNVISKRESTGSVQGAFAATPSPPPASTLEEIVPLSQMRKTIAERMVQSRHTAAHVATFFEADFTGIAGFREGRALTYLPFVISAVTRAIREQPLLNSSWREQGLVMKNDMHIGIAVALDDGLLVPVIRHADRKGLNQIAHEITDLAERARSKRLRPEEVQDGTFTITNHGGFGSLFSTPIINQPQTAILGVGSVQKRAVVINDAIAIRPMCYLSLSFDHRVIDGATADRFMARVKQHLEESGWEKLL, from the coding sequence GTGGCGACCGACATTGTGATGCCCCAACTCGGTGAAAGCATCGCGGAAGGGACCGTCGTCAAATGGCTGATCCCTCAAGGCGGAGCCGTCGAAAAAGATCAGCCGCTCCTGGAAGTGGAAACCGAGAAGGTCGCTCTGGACATTCCCTCACCCGCGACAGGGTTCCTCACCGAGGTACTCGTGCCTGAAGGAACAACCGTTCCGGTAGGGACAATGCTGGCCAGGCTCGATACTCAACCGGCATCCGGCATCGTCAATCGTGTCGGGGGTGTGACGGTCCGGCCGATGAAGGCAGCGCAGGGCGAACCTCACTACTCACCCGCCGTTCGACAACTGGCGAAAGAACATGGCCTGGATCTCTCCGCAATCACAGGAAGCGGAGAGGGCGGGAGAGTCACGAAGCATGACCTGTTGAACGTGATCAGCAAGCGTGAGTCGACCGGCAGCGTGCAGGGGGCATTCGCCGCAACGCCATCCCCGCCTCCCGCCTCCACGCTTGAAGAGATCGTGCCCCTGTCTCAAATGCGAAAGACCATCGCCGAGCGCATGGTCCAGAGCCGGCACACGGCGGCCCATGTGGCGACCTTTTTCGAAGCGGACTTCACCGGCATTGCCGGATTCCGCGAGGGCCGCGCCCTCACGTATCTGCCGTTCGTGATCAGCGCCGTCACGCGCGCTATCAGAGAGCAACCACTTCTGAATTCCTCCTGGCGGGAGCAGGGACTCGTGATGAAGAACGACATGCATATCGGCATCGCAGTGGCACTCGACGACGGCCTGCTGGTTCCCGTCATTCGGCATGCCGATCGCAAAGGACTGAACCAGATTGCCCATGAGATAACAGACCTTGCCGAACGAGCCAGGAGCAAGCGGTTAAGACCCGAAGAAGTCCAGGACGGCACCTTCACCATCACCAACCACGGCGGCTTCGGCAGCCTCTTCAGCACCCCCATCATCAATCAACCGCAGACTGCCATCCTCGGAGTAGGGTCGGTGCAGAAGCGTGCTGTCGTCATCAACGATGCCATCGCGATTCGCCCCATGTGTTACCTGAGCCTCTCGTTCGACCATCGGGTGATCGATGGCGCCACCGCCGACCGCTTCATGGCCAGGGTGAAACAGCATCTAGAAGAGAGCGGCTGGGAGAAACTGTTGTGA
- a CDS encoding alpha-ketoacid dehydrogenase subunit beta: MTTATLTQEVTYVDAISQALDEEMSRDERVFLMGEDIGAYGGAFKVTEGFLKKYGEWRVLDTPISESGIVGAAIGAAMMGLRPVVEMQFADFISCAFDQITEVAAKNHYRWGAAVPLVIRAPFGGGVHGGPFHSECPEGWFFHSPGLKIVAPSTPYDAKGLLKAAIRDPNPVLYFEHKFLYRRIKAALPQEDYIVPLGKAEVKRTGRDASLITYGAMVHLALEAAELLVKEGIDLEVVDLRTLIPLDKETMYASVRKTSKVILLHEDNKTGGIGAEISALLAEDCFDSLDGPILRIAPPDTPVPFSTPLEEFFLPKVSDIVAGAKKLAAY, encoded by the coding sequence ATGACGACCGCGACGCTCACTCAGGAGGTTACCTACGTAGACGCGATTTCGCAGGCCCTGGATGAAGAGATGAGCCGGGACGAGCGCGTCTTTCTGATGGGCGAAGACATCGGCGCCTACGGCGGGGCGTTTAAGGTCACGGAAGGGTTCCTCAAAAAATATGGCGAATGGCGCGTGCTGGACACGCCGATTTCCGAATCCGGCATTGTGGGCGCGGCCATCGGTGCGGCCATGATGGGATTGCGACCGGTGGTCGAGATGCAGTTTGCGGACTTCATTTCCTGCGCGTTCGACCAGATCACCGAAGTGGCGGCCAAGAATCATTATCGCTGGGGCGCGGCGGTTCCGTTGGTCATCCGGGCACCGTTCGGCGGAGGCGTTCACGGCGGTCCCTTTCACTCCGAATGTCCCGAGGGCTGGTTCTTCCATTCTCCCGGACTCAAGATCGTCGCTCCTTCAACACCCTATGACGCAAAGGGACTGCTGAAGGCGGCAATTCGCGATCCCAACCCGGTTCTCTACTTTGAACACAAGTTCCTCTATCGCCGGATCAAAGCTGCCTTGCCTCAGGAGGATTACATCGTTCCCCTCGGAAAAGCCGAGGTGAAACGTACAGGCCGCGACGCCTCGCTCATCACATACGGAGCGATGGTCCATCTGGCCCTGGAAGCGGCGGAACTGTTAGTCAAAGAAGGAATCGATCTTGAGGTAGTGGACCTTCGCACCTTGATCCCCCTCGACAAGGAGACGATGTACGCATCGGTGCGCAAGACCAGCAAGGTCATCCTTCTGCACGAGGACAACAAAACCGGCGGGATCGGGGCCGAAATTTCCGCATTGCTGGCGGAAGACTGCTTCGACTCACTGGATGGGCCGATTCTCCGCATCGCCCCGCCGGACACGCCGGTACCGTTCAGCACGCCGCTGGAAGAATTCTTTCTGCCTAAAGTGAGCGACATCGTCGCGGGAGCGAAGAAGTTGGCGGCCTATTGA
- a CDS encoding thiamine pyrophosphate-dependent dehydrogenase E1 component subunit alpha, which translates to MDVAVIANEIKRGDLLDMYYYLRLTRSLEDRISALYRQGRIVGGVYTSHGMEAIAVGYASALRPDDVIAPFHRDMGAFLIRGFSPGEIIAQYLGKQGGPTKGKDGNVHMGDLKRGMIGFVSHLADNMPVAAGAALAFKIRGESRVAFAGTGDGGTSRGDFHEAMNFAAVRRLPVVFFCTNNQYAYSTPVRYQMAITDVVERAKAYGMPGEIVDGNDVAAVYLASQRAIAKARAGDGPTFLEFKTMRMHGHSEHDAAKYVPRELLEEWKTKDPILRAERLVTQLGYGDESYFHEVGERAKKEVDAGTEFAEQSPLPEGRETLVGVFAIEDEVHP; encoded by the coding sequence ATGGACGTTGCGGTCATCGCCAATGAAATCAAACGCGGCGACCTCCTCGATATGTACTACTACCTCCGGTTGACGAGAAGCCTGGAAGACCGGATCAGCGCGCTCTACCGGCAGGGCCGCATCGTCGGCGGCGTCTATACGAGTCATGGGATGGAGGCGATCGCCGTCGGTTATGCCTCGGCGCTGAGGCCGGATGACGTCATTGCGCCGTTTCACCGCGATATGGGCGCGTTTCTCATTCGCGGCTTTTCCCCCGGAGAAATCATCGCCCAGTACCTCGGCAAGCAGGGTGGCCCTACCAAAGGAAAAGACGGCAATGTTCATATGGGCGATTTGAAACGCGGGATGATCGGATTCGTCAGCCATCTGGCCGACAACATGCCGGTCGCCGCAGGCGCGGCGCTGGCCTTCAAGATCAGAGGAGAGTCCCGCGTGGCCTTTGCCGGAACCGGCGACGGAGGAACGAGTCGAGGCGACTTTCATGAAGCCATGAACTTTGCGGCGGTACGGCGGCTGCCGGTCGTGTTCTTCTGCACCAACAATCAATATGCCTATTCCACGCCGGTGCGGTATCAAATGGCGATTACCGATGTGGTCGAGCGGGCGAAAGCCTACGGGATGCCCGGCGAGATCGTGGACGGCAATGATGTGGCGGCCGTCTACCTCGCATCCCAGCGAGCCATCGCCAAGGCCCGGGCCGGCGACGGCCCGACCTTTCTCGAATTTAAAACCATGCGGATGCATGGCCATTCCGAACATGACGCGGCCAAGTACGTCCCGCGCGAATTGCTGGAGGAATGGAAAACCAAAGATCCCATCTTGAGAGCCGAACGTCTGGTGACGCAGTTAGGGTATGGCGATGAATCGTATTTTCATGAGGTGGGAGAACGGGCCAAGAAAGAAGTCGACGCAGGGACGGAGTTCGCCGAACAGAGCCCCCTGCCGGAAGGGCGGGAGACGCTGGTGGGAGTGTTCGCCATAGAAGACGAGGTGCACCCATGA
- a CDS encoding fumarylacetoacetate hydrolase family protein — protein sequence MKLVSFQVRTPVGTFTRIGALHNASIVDLNMAQARRLTDQGETQPRRLADAQVPATMLEFLEGGPAATDAARRAFDYAVGHGSSIAGPAGETIFYDPASVRLTAPLPNPSSLRDFIAFEEHIAATSKRRGQPIPPEWYKAPVYYKGNHRTIIGPDHELRWPLNTQKLDYELELACVIGRKGIDIAERDAVNYIAGYTIMNDFSARDIQFQEMACRLGPAKGKDFATAIGPCIVTPDDIQDLASLRMIARINGEVWSEGRFGSIHWSFSQMIEHVSRGEFLYPGDLFGSGTVGGGCGLELDRYLKPGDVVELEILPIGILRTTIAAQN from the coding sequence ATGAAACTCGTCAGCTTCCAGGTGCGCACTCCCGTCGGAACCTTCACCAGAATCGGTGCGTTGCACAATGCCTCGATCGTAGACCTCAACATGGCGCAGGCGCGACGACTCACCGATCAGGGCGAAACACAACCGCGCCGCCTCGCCGACGCGCAGGTCCCCGCCACCATGTTGGAGTTTTTGGAAGGCGGCCCCGCTGCGACAGACGCGGCCCGTCGCGCATTCGACTATGCGGTAGGCCATGGTTCCTCCATCGCAGGTCCGGCGGGTGAGACCATCTTTTATGATCCGGCGAGCGTCCGATTGACGGCTCCCCTCCCCAATCCTTCATCCCTGCGTGATTTTATTGCCTTCGAGGAGCACATTGCGGCGACCTCCAAGCGACGGGGACAACCGATCCCGCCTGAATGGTACAAGGCCCCCGTGTACTACAAAGGCAACCACCGGACGATCATCGGGCCTGATCATGAGCTTCGGTGGCCGCTGAACACACAGAAACTGGATTACGAACTGGAGCTGGCCTGCGTCATCGGACGCAAGGGAATCGATATTGCCGAGCGGGATGCCGTGAACTACATCGCCGGTTATACGATCATGAACGACTTCAGCGCGCGAGACATTCAATTTCAGGAAATGGCTTGCCGCCTAGGACCGGCAAAAGGGAAAGATTTCGCCACCGCCATCGGTCCCTGCATCGTCACGCCCGATGACATTCAGGACCTCGCGTCGTTACGGATGATCGCCCGTATCAACGGCGAGGTCTGGTCTGAGGGGCGTTTCGGTTCAATCCATTGGTCGTTTTCGCAAATGATCGAACACGTGTCGCGAGGTGAGTTCCTATATCCCGGCGATCTGTTCGGCTCCGGAACAGTCGGCGGCGGGTGCGGCCTGGAGCTTGATCGATATTTGAAACCAGGCGATGTCGTCGAATTGGAGATTCTGCCGATCGGCATTCTGAGAACGACCATTGCCGCACAGAACTAG
- a CDS encoding homogentisate 1,2-dioxygenase, with protein sequence MYLVKKGAPPNQAHVGVPDGLHEEEHGRQGFSGPSSHLYHHHPPTAWSRIDGPLRPRAFTCTELPTADYHSADGRPTLVLQSPDARVSLSRRAETMPHFVRNADGDEIVFVHRGRGRWETDYGFLSYEPGDYLVIPKGTTYRVHVDTKGEPGLFLMVETTAPVEVPDRGPLGRHALFDPGVLTAPELALPPEDAHSRHEWEVRIKRDGDYTRVYYPFYPMDVAAWKGDLWVAKLNVRDFRPVISPRYHLPPSVHMTFQAGGLLISTFAPRPLESDPSALRVPFYHRNMDYDEVLFYHQGDFFSRAGIHPGMFTLHPQGIHHGPHPQAIAASKTKEQTDEVAVMIESRRAFTVMPECDAVELKDYAMSWSRP encoded by the coding sequence ATGTACTTAGTGAAAAAAGGCGCCCCTCCCAATCAGGCACACGTCGGTGTTCCCGACGGACTCCACGAGGAAGAGCATGGTCGTCAGGGGTTCAGCGGCCCCTCCTCGCACCTCTACCATCACCATCCACCGACTGCGTGGAGCAGGATCGACGGTCCGCTCCGCCCCCGGGCGTTTACCTGCACCGAGCTGCCGACCGCCGATTACCATTCCGCCGACGGACGCCCAACCCTGGTCTTGCAGAGTCCGGATGCCCGTGTCTCCCTGTCCAGACGTGCGGAAACGATGCCTCACTTCGTGCGCAATGCCGACGGGGACGAAATCGTCTTTGTGCATCGAGGGCGCGGTCGGTGGGAAACGGACTACGGATTCTTGAGTTATGAACCGGGCGACTACCTGGTGATCCCGAAAGGCACAACATATCGAGTCCATGTCGATACGAAGGGAGAGCCGGGGCTGTTTCTCATGGTCGAGACTACGGCGCCTGTCGAAGTGCCGGATCGAGGCCCGCTCGGCCGCCATGCGTTATTTGATCCGGGGGTCCTCACCGCGCCGGAACTGGCGCTGCCTCCGGAAGACGCCCATAGTCGACACGAATGGGAAGTGCGCATCAAGCGGGACGGTGACTACACCCGGGTGTACTACCCGTTCTATCCCATGGATGTCGCGGCCTGGAAGGGTGACCTCTGGGTCGCCAAGTTGAATGTCCGGGATTTTCGTCCGGTCATCAGCCCGCGCTATCACCTCCCGCCCAGCGTGCACATGACCTTTCAAGCCGGCGGACTGCTGATATCGACCTTCGCGCCAAGGCCGCTGGAAAGCGACCCGAGCGCACTTCGCGTTCCGTTTTATCATCGCAACATGGACTATGACGAAGTGCTCTTTTATCACCAGGGAGATTTTTTCAGCCGCGCCGGCATTCATCCCGGCATGTTCACGCTGCATCCACAAGGGATTCATCATGGCCCGCACCCGCAGGCCATCGCCGCGAGCAAGACCAAGGAGCAGACGGACGAAGTCGCCGTGATGATCGAATCGCGACGGGCCTTTACGGTGATGCCCGAATGTGACGCCGTTGAACTGAAGGACTATGCGATGAGTTGGAGCCGCCCATGA
- a CDS encoding VOC family protein — translation MKEAIGIDHITLCVKNLAAVESLFTTVLGFHVIWSAQDVGSDMSSMDTVVVQRGDAKIALMQGRNKARRSQICDFIDKYGEGVQHIALEVDDIEAVCREWESHGVRFSGETKNGRDGFGPLKQRFTYPLFPGCGLFLELTQRQHGLEESKTFVRATVEALYRDIERDQTRGIENTIIDYETLPLPFKDTPSESFQSTS, via the coding sequence ATGAAAGAAGCCATCGGTATTGATCACATCACGCTCTGCGTGAAAAATCTCGCCGCCGTCGAATCCCTCTTCACCACCGTACTCGGCTTTCACGTGATTTGGTCCGCTCAGGATGTCGGCAGTGACATGTCGAGCATGGACACCGTGGTCGTTCAACGGGGCGATGCGAAGATCGCGCTCATGCAAGGCCGCAATAAAGCACGTCGGTCCCAGATCTGTGACTTTATCGATAAATACGGCGAAGGGGTTCAGCACATCGCCCTAGAGGTCGATGACATCGAAGCGGTCTGTCGCGAATGGGAATCCCATGGAGTCCGATTCTCCGGAGAAACCAAGAATGGCCGCGACGGCTTCGGGCCCCTCAAGCAGCGATTCACCTATCCCCTCTTCCCCGGGTGCGGCCTGTTCCTGGAACTGACCCAACGGCAGCACGGGCTGGAGGAATCCAAGACCTTCGTGCGCGCGACCGTCGAAGCGCTCTATAGAGATATTGAGAGAGATCAAACCAGAGGGATCGAGAACACGATCATCGACTACGAGACCCTTCCGCTTCCCTTTAAAGACACGCCATCCGAGTCGTTTCAGTCGACGTCGTAA
- a CDS encoding TenA family transcriptional regulator has product MSFYEHVRADVLRHGAINNTYLTRFQAGEVTDREFHEFAVEFYSFARFFPRILAAQLVNTEDEAVADELTKVLYSELGDGIVKHRHELLYRNFLRSIGIDIHDAMHTPMKPSTRAYIQGMERLYSSRHHATALGASFGLENMAITMWDHLIPGLTRLKQVRYPRMDMTYFTFHRQLESAHEKAMEHAVEAVGGAGANGCATMSAQEHRDFCLGMNAVLDYLEGFWMGLERKASGIRRSRPQPARQLASELRGQSH; this is encoded by the coding sequence ATGTCGTTTTACGAACATGTGCGCGCGGACGTGCTCCGGCATGGAGCGATCAATAATACCTACCTGACACGGTTTCAAGCCGGTGAGGTGACCGACAGAGAGTTCCACGAATTTGCCGTCGAGTTTTATAGTTTTGCGCGATTCTTTCCCCGCATCCTTGCCGCTCAATTAGTCAACACTGAAGATGAGGCCGTGGCCGATGAGCTGACGAAAGTCCTCTACTCGGAACTCGGCGACGGCATCGTCAAGCATCGCCACGAATTGCTGTACCGGAACTTCCTCCGGTCGATTGGCATCGACATTCATGACGCGATGCACACACCCATGAAACCCAGCACAAGGGCGTATATCCAGGGAATGGAACGGCTTTATAGCAGCAGGCACCACGCGACGGCGTTGGGAGCGTCCTTTGGTCTTGAGAACATGGCCATCACGATGTGGGACCATTTGATTCCAGGGTTGACCCGGTTGAAGCAGGTCCGGTATCCGCGCATGGACATGACGTATTTCACCTTCCACCGCCAACTCGAATCCGCGCATGAAAAAGCCATGGAGCATGCCGTGGAAGCTGTCGGAGGAGCGGGGGCGAATGGGTGCGCAACGATGAGCGCACAAGAGCATAGAGATTTTTGCCTGGGAATGAACGCGGTGCTGGACTATCTCGAAGGGTTTTGGATGGGGCTGGAACGAAAGGCGTCCGGTATCCGACGGAGCCGGCCTCAGCCGGCGCGGCAGTTGGCGAGTGAACTGCGCGGACAATCGCATTGA
- a CDS encoding long-chain fatty acid--CoA ligase, with translation MERVWISRYDAGVPLSSAYPEWTVPDLLRRSASCFPESTALFFYGARLSFRELNDLTTRFAHGLLRLGVKRGDRVALMLPNIPQAVIAYYGVLKAGAIVAPMNPLYVEREIHSQLADAGSEIIVALDLFYPRIQAVREQTGLPERIIITSLGDFLPTVKRLLYPLKARLAKRWVAVEKTPPVYDFLALLDAASPRTEDDSPLLPTVEPDALAQIQYTGGTTGTPKGVMLSHRNVVVNAMQGRLWCSDFQEGKEVFLGAVPFFHCYGLSTCQNLAVATGSQIVLLPRFHAEEAVKLIHQHRVTIVSGVPVMFAMITDCPKVGRYDLHSIRVCLCGASPLPTEVQERFERLSGVKISEGYGLTEAGPTTHCNPIQGDHPQGSMGLPFPDTDARIVDEETGMRDIPTGEAGELIIRGPQVMQGYWRKTEDTQAVLRDGWLYTGDIVTRDEHGFFFFLDRKKDVIKPWGETVYPREVEEILYQHPAVREAVVVGAPDHHYGEAVKAFVVQKEGCAVTERELIEHCRRSLARFKVPVAIEFRTELPRTIIGKVLRRALRDEADPVPAGMQSSRKAM, from the coding sequence ATGGAGCGCGTGTGGATCAGCCGCTACGATGCGGGTGTTCCTCTCTCCTCCGCCTATCCGGAATGGACCGTCCCGGACCTGCTTCGTCGCTCCGCCTCATGTTTTCCCGAATCGACCGCTCTCTTCTTTTATGGCGCGCGTCTTTCCTTCCGTGAACTGAACGATCTGACCACGCGTTTTGCACATGGGTTGCTGCGGCTCGGCGTGAAGAGGGGCGATCGGGTCGCTCTCATGCTGCCGAATATTCCACAGGCGGTCATCGCCTATTACGGCGTACTAAAGGCCGGAGCGATTGTCGCGCCCATGAATCCTCTATACGTCGAACGTGAAATTCACAGTCAGTTGGCCGACGCCGGCAGCGAGATCATCGTTGCGTTGGATCTTTTTTATCCCCGCATTCAGGCCGTCCGCGAGCAGACGGGTCTACCCGAACGGATCATCATCACCAGCCTCGGAGATTTTCTTCCGACCGTGAAGCGGCTGCTCTATCCGCTTAAGGCCCGGTTGGCAAAGCGCTGGGTGGCGGTCGAGAAAACTCCCCCGGTCTATGACTTTCTTGCACTGCTCGACGCGGCATCCCCTCGCACCGAAGATGATTCCCCGCTTCTACCCACGGTGGAGCCGGACGCGCTGGCCCAGATTCAATATACCGGCGGCACGACCGGCACCCCCAAGGGTGTCATGCTCTCGCATCGTAACGTGGTGGTCAATGCGATGCAGGGGCGCCTCTGGTGTTCGGATTTTCAGGAGGGGAAGGAGGTCTTCCTGGGCGCGGTGCCGTTTTTCCATTGTTATGGGCTGAGTACTTGCCAGAATCTCGCCGTCGCGACTGGTTCACAGATCGTCCTGCTCCCGCGATTCCATGCGGAGGAGGCGGTGAAATTGATTCATCAGCACCGGGTCACCATTGTGTCGGGCGTGCCGGTGATGTTCGCCATGATCACAGATTGTCCGAAAGTCGGACGGTACGACTTACATTCGATACGGGTCTGCCTTTGCGGAGCCAGCCCCTTGCCGACCGAGGTGCAGGAACGATTCGAGCGGTTGAGCGGGGTCAAGATTTCAGAAGGATACGGGTTGACCGAGGCGGGTCCCACCACCCATTGCAACCCGATTCAGGGGGATCATCCGCAAGGCTCGATGGGGTTGCCGTTTCCCGATACGGACGCACGGATTGTGGATGAAGAGACGGGCATGCGGGACATCCCTACGGGAGAAGCGGGGGAACTGATCATCCGCGGGCCTCAGGTGATGCAGGGCTACTGGCGGAAAACCGAGGACACGCAAGCGGTGTTGCGCGACGGCTGGCTCTACACCGGAGATATCGTCACGCGTGATGAGCATGGATTTTTCTTTTTTCTGGATCGCAAGAAAGATGTCATCAAGCCATGGGGGGAGACCGTCTATCCGCGAGAGGTTGAAGAAATCCTTTATCAGCATCCCGCCGTGCGTGAGGCGGTGGTGGTAGGCGCTCCCGACCACCATTACGGAGAAGCGGTCAAGGCGTTTGTCGTGCAGAAGGAGGGATGTGCCGTCACGGAGAGAGAGTTGATCGAGCACTGCCGCCGGTCGCTGGCACGGTTCAAGGTCCCGGTGGCTATCGAATTTCGCACTGAATTGCCACGCACCATTATCGGGAAGGTGTTGCGACGCGCCTTGCGCGATGAGGCGGATCCGGTCCCGGCCGGTATGCAGTCGTCGCGCAAGGCGATGTGA